One Plasmodium relictum strain SGS1 genome assembly, chromosome: 2 genomic region harbors:
- a CDS encoding lipid/sterol:H+ symporter, putative, producing the protein MYLKKVASKLKELKAKSLESFSNILYHYGGYVYDRPYTFIFSSLLCCLILTMGFYYKEHEKDIYRLYSISNSYAYETNETINDFFYKSRKSFILIESNCNLLEPDILRELKKFEDGIKDIKVDLSEINECKQNSNIEQEQNEASEEVLKMLSEKRDENMKILQNYEKKYNLNILNDKSSKNNNKLSKHKIKSSIKDIDKKNLQENEKKIEREKKKGALTDSVSYTNNSSLKGNSLLDKSFNINLSDYQDDNFFPYYYIPPMLNKSDRCNLKNVFKEKNLNIDLREASEELKKQITYGLEDVCEKRNNQCNISSLFSYYENGNAKLEDPIIVDNLDFYLNQKAYKEMMFRGILGNMQYIENDSKYVINSANAILTIIPLLNSYTFEPYVLAYEKELIDYVRFYNLNEAIINKETNDNKDPFIRFHVYTDRSLEDEVDRISKIDNLTRLLFLIGVLLIFIYALFNNVTSVLYRSKPLCAIMGIFCGFLGFLAGSGFLYFLGIKSVPPAETVPFLVIGVGVDDIFVILNSYSLLFMIKDDKKRIQICLKDSALAITVTTLTNIIAFLISAISPFYSICSFSLFTASSLFFGYVMVLTFFLSFLCIEAKLEKKKENVFSGIAKFFCCIFRKKREQTNIILNIQHDDELGKRPIDYENISIYEWIHNLYLFEESFNKKKKNMIYLSNEKSSKYQNNENIGICENLPSICINEKDMEKKSNELNDFKEENDDDKNKNDCSSYIYQDAEEKKSITEVYSNNLKENISNTPGAHSEICNSKDCKTSENCVINDIENDMKNNENFANDLFDSMDKNNSLIDNEKGKRYILHKFKKDNNKNVNICKVDKNVNEGNDEALKIEENLYKYNSSIELDTKDTSNNINEHNKNIYLLSSHDNALFYKYIYKEPKGNIGKCFRSLVKNYYVPFLSSKLGKIIVYVIFSIIIALSIYGCTLMKKGIKYDKAFPMDSYVRQFTAAKIKYFPQFGDLIEVYYFDKEFISKYRKLNNDSPSVSFSYLYSDKTDREMMNNPRINKNVHWEDKDVQRELLSMHNNFENQEFVSSIYNGFTMFLSKNMENISKENSEEFYNKFTEWINTDFLANSFKDDFIFLNGKLVAWRFHYFQQSIDDTEISSKWLKTCKEIGRIKNYDVQMVCFHLSSIFNETDEAIVEVTLKNLGITIITILIVTAYIVKGFYSCVIIALIIFLIDLCIFGFMCLCGITVNIISMVILVLSVGFSIDHTSHIVQAFTHSLGKTRDEKMKESLHLMIGPVLHSGLSTWFVISTLFFSNKDFTVIFFQTLSLVLFFSIIFSSMFLPVLLSSFGPL; encoded by the exons GTTATGTATACGATAGGCcttatacttttatttttagcaGCTTATTATGCTGTTTAATATTAACTATGGGATTTTACTACAAAGAACatgaaaaagatatttaCCGTTTATATTCCATATCTAATTCATATGCTTATGAGACAAATGAAACAATTAAtgactttttttataaaagtagaaaatcatttattttgATTGAGTCTAACTGTAATTTATTGGAACCTGATATATTAAGAGAATTGAAAAAATTTGAAGATGGGattaaagatataaaagTGGATTTATCAGAAATAAATGAATGTAAACAAAATTCTAATATAGAACAAGAACAAAATGAAGCATCTGAAGAAGTATTGAAAATGTTATCTGAAAAAAGAGATGAAAACATGAAAATATTgcaaaattatgaaaaaaaatacaatctaaatattttgaatGATAAATCTTCTAAGaacaataataaattatcaaaacataaaataaaaagttctATTAAAGACATTGATAAGAAGAATTTACaagaaaatgagaaaaagatagagagagaaaaaaaaaaaggggcATTAACTGATTCTGTATCATATACAAATAATTCCTCTCTAAAGGGAAATTCATTATTAGataaatcatttaatattaatttatccGATTACCAAGATGACAATTTTTTCccttattattatatacCTCCAATGCTTAATAAAAGTGACAGATGCAATTtgaaaaatgtttttaaggaaaaaaatttaaacatAGATTTAAGAGAAGCTAGTGAAGAACTAAAAAAACAAATCACATACGGTTTAGAAGATGTATGTGAAAAAAGGAATAATCAATGTAATATTAGTTCATTATTTTCGTATTATGAAAATGGTAATGCAAAATTAGAAGATCCAATAATAGTAGATAATTTAGATTTTTACTTAAATCAAAAAGCATATAAAGAAATGATGTTTAGAGGAATATTAGGTAATATGcaatatatagaaaatgatTCTAAATATGTAATTAATTCAGCAAATGCAATTTTAACAATAATCCCATTATTAAATTCTTACACATTTGAACCTTATGTATTAGCCTATGAAAAAGAACTAATTGACTATGTAcgtttttataatttaaatgaggcaattataaataaagaaactAATGACAATAAGGATCCATTTATTCGTTTTCATGTATATACTGATAGAAGTTTAGAAGATGAGGTTGATAGAATTTCAAAAATTGATAATTTAACCagattactttttttaattggagttttattaatttttatatatgcattatttaataatgttACTTCTGTTTTATATAGAAGTAAACCACTATGTGCAATCATGGGAATATTTTGCGGATTTTTAGGTTTTCTTGCAGGGTCAggttttttgtattttttaggAATAAAATCAGTACCACCTGCAGAAACTGTTCCATTTTTAGTTATAGGAGTAGGTGTCGATgacatttttgttattttaaattcttattctttattatttatgattaaggatgataaaaaaagaattcaaATTTGTTTAAAAGACAGTGCTCTTGCTATTACTGTTACTACTTTAACTAATATAATTGCTTTTTTAATAAGTGCTATTTCACCATTTTATTCTATATGtagtttttctttatttactGCTAGCTCATTATTTTTTGGTTATGTCATGGTCTTGACTTTTTTTCTTAGCTTTTTGTGCATCGAAgcaaaattagaaaaaaaaaaggaaaatgtCTTCTCAGGAATTGCTAAGTTCTTCTGTTGTATATTTAGAAAGAAAAGAGAACAGACAAATATAATTCTAAATATACAGCATGACGATGAATTAGGAAAAAGGCCTATtgattatgaaaatatttcgATTTATGAATGGAtacataatttatatttgtttgaagaatcttttaataagaaaaaaaaaaatatgatttatttatcaaatgaaaaaagtagtaaatatcaaaataatgaaaatattggCATATGTGAAAATTTGCCGTCAATATGTATTAATGAAAAGGATATGGAGAAAAAATctaatgaattaaatgattttaaagaagaaaatgatgatgataaaaataaaaatgattgcagcagttatatatatcaagatgctgaggaaaaaaaaagcatCACAGAAGTCTattctaataatttaaaagagaaTATTAGTAATACTCCTGGTGCTCACTCTGAAATATGTAATAGCAAAGATTGTAAGACAAGTGAAAATTGTGTAATAAATGATATTGAAAatgatatgaaaaataatgagAATTTTGCTAATGATTTATTTGATTCTAtggataaaaataattctttaattgataatgaaaaaggaaaaagatatattttacataagtttaaaaaagataataataaaaatgttaatatCTGTAAAGTAGATAAAAATGTTAATGAAGGAAATGACGAGGCTCttaaaatagaagaaaatttatataaatataatagttCAATAGAATTAGATACAAAAGATACttctaataatataaatgaacataacaaaaatatatatttattaagcTCTCATGATAATgcattattttataaatatatatataaagagcCAAAGGGTAACATTGGCAAATGCTTCAGATCCttagtaaaaaattattacgtTCCATTTTTATCATCAAAATTAGGAAAAATTATTGTATATGTCATATTTTCAATTATAATTGCATTATCTATATATGGTTGTACTCTTAtgaaaaaaggaataaaatatgataaagCCTTTCCAATGGATTCCTATGTTCGTCAATTTACTGCAGcgaaaataaaatactttCCTCAATTTGGTGATCTTATAGAAGTCTATTATTTTGATAAAGAATTCATAAGCAAATATAGAAAACTAAACAATGATTCACCATCAGTTtcattttcttatttatattcTGATAAAACTGATCGTGAAATGATGAATAATCCAaggataaataaaaatgtgcATTGGGAAGATAAGGATGTACAAAGAGAACTATTAAGTATGCATAACAATTTTGAAAATCAAGAATTTGTTTCTTCTATTTATAATGGATTTACAATgtttttaagtaaaaatatggAAAATATTAGCAAAGAAAATTCTGAggaattttataataaatttactGAATGGATAAATACTGATTTTTTAGCTAATTCATTTAAAgatgattttatttttttaaatggtAAGCTAGTTGCATGGAGATTTCATTATTTCCAGCAAAGTATTGACGATACTGAAATATCATCAAAGTGGTTGAAGACTTGTAAAGAAATTGGTAGAATCAAAAATTATGATGTTCAAATGGTATGTTTTCATTTAAGTTCCATTTTTAATGAAACAGATGAAGCAATAGTAGAAgttacattaaaaaatttaggaATCACAATTATTACTATATTAATTGTTACTGCATATATAGTAAAAGGATTTTATTCTTGTGTTATAATTGCcttaattattttcttaatcgatttatgtatttttggATTTATGTGCTTATGTGGAATTACAGTTAATATCATTTCGATGGTTATTTTAGTTCTTTCAGTTG gttTTTCCATTGATCATACATCTCACATAGTTCAAGCTTTTACACATAGTTTAGGGAAGACAAGAGATGAGAA gATGAAGGAAAGTTTACATTTAATGATAGGTCCAGTTTTACATAGTGGATTATCAACGTGGTTTGTTATAagtactttatttttttctaataaagaTTTTACTGTTATTTTCTTTCAAACACTAAGTTtg GTTTTATTCTTTTCTATAATTTTCTCATCTATGTTTTTGCCCGTTCTTCTTTCTAGCTTTGGCCCcttgtaa
- a CDS encoding carbon catabolite repressor protein 4, putative, with protein sequence MYEGKKIRIGTLNIFNNIYYSIKEKLLNFGSEYIHNIPRKNLLFMHLFTNSFDIICLQEVDLFMINELKKKCLKYDFNIHISSENIKTSKNNNCIIYKKNYKLLDEKIFDLNSSVSKYFMNYSSESRCEIQDAFIRELKNRQSIANMVLLELSDRKTLLGICNCHIYWNPLYPDIKLYHTYLIIKEFYQFIQKKFNDFPFIPLILIGDFNSTPFIKKENDNSHLRNFSGVYELITMGRISKTHIEHPAQLRKDKVFCILPELTVEPFKSSFKEINGNEPIFTNKTSSFSGCIDFIFYKELIPLSAKTIPSNLNDIKMLPNEHFPSDHVLLVSEFFVV encoded by the exons atgtatgaaggaaaaaaaattcgAATAGGaacattaaatatatttaataatatttattattccaTTAAAGAAAAGCTTTTAAATTTTGGTTCTGaatatattcataatataCCTCGtaaaaatttgttatttatGCATTTATTTACTAATTCTTTTGATATCATTTGCTTGCAA GAAGTAGATTTATTCAtgataaatgaattaaaaaaaaaatgtttaaaatatgatttcaatatacatatatcatcagagaatataaaaacatcaaaaaataacaattGTATAATTTATAA aaaaaattataaattactggatgaaaaaatttttgatTTAAATAGTTCTgtatcaaaatattttatgaattattCTTCTGAAAGTAGATGCGAA ATCCAAGATGCTTTTATAAGAGAATTGAAAAATAGGCAAAGTATTGCTAATATGGTTCTTCTAGAACTTTCAGat AGGAAAACGCTTTTGGGTATTTGTAATTGTCACATTTATTGGAATCCATTGTATCCTGATATAAAATTGTATCatacatatttaataataaaagaattctatcaatttattcaaaaaaagtTTAACGATTTTCCTTTTATTCCTTTAATATTAATAGGAGATTTTAACTCTACACCTTTTATA aaaaaagaaaatgataattcACATTTAAGAAATTTTAGTGGTGTATAcga gTTGATAACAATGGGGAGGATATCAAAAACTCATATAGAACATCCA gcACAATTAAGAAAAGATAAAGTCTTCTGCATACTTCCTGAATTAACTGTTGAACCTTTTAAAAGTTCATTTAaagaa ATAAATGGCAATGAACCAATATTTACTAATAAAACTTCCAGTTTTAGTGGATGCattgattttattttctacaAAGAACTTATTCCACTATCAGCAAAAACAATACCTAGTAACTTGaa TGATATAAAAATGCTACCAAACGAGCACTTTCCATCAGATCATGTTCTTTTGGTGTCTGAATTTTTTGttgtttaa
- the CEN1 gene encoding centrin-1, putative, with protein MIRNANTRNKRNELNEEQKLEIKEAFDLFDTNGTGRIDAKELKVAMRALGFEPKKEDIRKIIADVDKDGSGTIDFNDFLDIMTIKMSERDPKEEILKAFRLFDDDETGKISFKNLKRVAKELGENITDEEIQEMIDEADRDGDGEINEEEFMRIMKKTNLF; from the exons ATGATAAGAAACGCTAATACTcgtaataaaagaaatgaattGAATGAAGAACAAAAACTAGAAATTAAAGAAGCTTTTGATTTATTCGACACTAATGGAAcag GTAGAATAGAtgcaaaagaattaaaagtAGCAATGAGAGCTTTAGGATTTGAGccaaaaaaagaagat atacGTAAAATAATAGCTGATGTTGATAAAGATGGGTCAGGCACAATTGATTTTAATGATTTCTTAGATATTATGACTATAAAAATG agtGAAAGAGATccaaaagaagaaatattaaaagctTTTCGTTTGTTTGATGATGATGAAACAGGGAAAATATCATTCAAG aaTCTAAAACGAGTTGCAAAAGAACTTGGAGAGAATATAACTGATGAAGAAATTCAAgaa aTGATAGATGAAGCTGATAGAGATGGTGATGGAGAAATAAATGAGGAGGAATTTATGagaattatgaaaaaaacgaatttattttaa
- the IspD gene encoding 2-C-methyl-D-erythritol 4-phosphate cytidylyltransferase, putative, with translation MELLNMNKLSLFLSWILFNHLINMSSSNLNFLRIKSYQKNTNFKKLINNDYCNILCKMHKNLLFQNTTKRNKFYRKRKKKIIFQFIFNNLKDEKRIKFSKKYLFPYILDINNYQRKKNYNYEKMKISAQLKNQLNSTQEYLDEKLIQSVYDNCNNNLKYSDFNLNNLKNYEKKIKKKNIHSILLCGGIGKRTSLATPKQLLKLNDIPLFIYSFNLFIKCNLVKTVTIVCDSKYFNYAVDNINMYNPLLLEKKIENKFLYNFTENVENKKINNKSINDEPINGETISDESINDKTEISNKIDIFNYLEKNEYIIYDNEKNKCIFDVDELLHDILESIENKKNDLNFINKNNRKKNDKIKIKLKNIDVKRYKLIRIIQSGKERLDSFLNATKTLDIYLNNQLYIYELIKNYTESKKQNNNYQFENLKEKDRRSLSNDNEINKNIKKEKKKNYITNILIHDGARPFLSEYDFFKLIYYSSLGKNAILGVKATDTVKLINNKEENNTSYLIKKTIKRDTIFQAQTPQIFDGKTLLSVLPFFFFDEIRYEKDSNLKSKQFTDTSSLFQYLTKKKVYALQSSFPNFKITTPADVFQSIFLMKHIYNFKNLNIEENIFKDEYINSDSSNILKNQFNNFFYYNSLNEKQKILYHNFYYTKKKKKINK, from the coding sequence ATGGAGCTGTTGAACATGAATAAGCttagtttatttttatcttggATTTTGTTTAATCATTTAATTAACATGAGTAGttctaatttaaattttttaagaataaaatCTTACCAAAAGAATACAAATTTCAAAAAACTAATAAACAATGATTATTGTAATATCCTATGTAAGATGCATAAGAAtttgttatttcaaaataccACAAAacgaaataaattttatagaaaaagaaaaaaaaaaattatatttcaatttatttttaacaatttaaaagatgaaaaacGAATAAAATTTTCCAAGAAATATCTCTTTCCATATATATtagatattaataattatcaaagaaaaaaaaattataattatgaaaaaatgaaaataagtGCCCAACTAAAGAATCAACTTAATAGTACACAAGAATATTTagatgaaaaattaattcaaaGTGTCTATGATAATTGTaacaataatttaaaatattcagattttaatttaaataatttaaaaaattatgaaaaaaaaataaaaaaaaaaaatattcattctATTTTGTTATGTGGTGGTATTGGAAAAAGAACTTCATTAGCTACACCTAAACaacttttaaaattaaatgatatcCCTctctttatttattcatttaatttatttataaagtgTAATCTTGTTAAAACTGTTACCATTGTGTGTGATTCAAAATACTTTAATTATGCTGttgataatattaatatgtaCAATCCTCTtcttttagaaaaaaaaatagaaaacaaatttttatataactttactgaaaatgtagaaaataaaaaaataaataacaaatCCATAAATGATGAACCTATTAATGGAGAAACTATAAGTGATGAAtctataaatgataaaaccGAAATAAGCAATAAAattgatatttttaattacttagaaaaaaatgaatacattatatatgataatgaaaaaaataaatgtatttttgaTGTGGATGAATTACTTCACGATATATTAGAAAgcattgaaaataaaaaaaatgatctgaattttattaataaaaacaatagaaaaaaaaatgataaaattaaaataaaattaaaaaatatagatgtTAAGagatataaattaataagaataattCAAAGCGGAAAAGAAAGGTTAGACTCCTTTTTAAATGCTACTAAAACattagatatatatttaaataatcaaCTATACATTtatgaattaataaagaattataCGGAAAGTAAAAAACAGAATAATAATTATCaatttgaaaatttaaaagaaaaggatAGAAGAAGTCTTTCAaatgataatgaaataaataaaaatataaaaaaagaaaaaaaaaaaaattatataacaaatatattaattcatGATGGTGCGCGACCATTTTTATCTGAATAcgatttttttaaattaatatattattctaGTTTAGGTAAAAATGCAATATTAGGTGTTAAAGCAACAGATACAGTAaagttaataaataataaggaAGAAAATAACACttcatatttaattaaaaaaacaataaaaaggGATACTATTTTTCAAGCACAAACACCTCAAATTTTTGATGGTAAAACATTATTGAGTGTTttgcctttttttttttttgatgaaaTAAGATATGAAAAAGACAGTAATTTGAAAAGTAAACAATTTACTGATACATCGTCATTATTTCaatatttaacaaaaaaaaaagtgtatgCTTTGCAATCTTCTTTTcctaattttaaaataacaacTCCGGCAGATGTATTTCAGTCTATCTTTCTTATGaaacatatttataattttaaaaatctaaatatagaagaaaatatatttaaagatgaatatataaattctgATTCAAGCAATATATTGAAAAAtcaatttaataattttttttattataattcattaaatgaaaaacaaaaaatattatatcataacttttattatacaaaaaaaaaaaaaaaaataaataaataa
- the RAB5c gene encoding ras-related protein Rab-5C, putative, whose product MAFYLSNFNNNEKFESNQNYNSTKVFNSKLVLLGDTSVGKSCIVVRFAKNEFYEYQESTIGAAFMTQLIDIGECTIKFEIWDTAGQERYRSLAPMYYRGASAAVIVYDITNKKSFEGAKGWINELKSVHSNDIIIALAGNKNDLEDNRVVDRELAESFANSNNILFIETSAKTGQNVNELFLRIAKKLPLNKKEQDKNSGIQINNTEETKRRCC is encoded by the exons atggcattttatttatcaaaTTTTAACAACAATGAGAAATTTGAATCAaatcaaaattataattcTACAAAAGTTTTTAATTCTAAATTAGTTTTGTTAG gAGATACATCTGTTGGGAAATCGTGTATTGTTGTAAGATTTGCAAAGAATGAATTTTATGAATATCAAGAATCAACAATTGGTg CTGCTTTTATGACCCAATTGATTGATATTGGTGAATGCACaataaaatttgaaatatGGGATACAGCAGG gCAAGAAAGATATAGAAGTTTAGCTCCAATGTATTATAg gGGTGCTTCAGCAGCTGTTATAGTTTATGATATAACAAACAAAAAATCTTTTGAAGGTGCTAAAGGGTGGATTAATGAATTGAAATCAGTTCATTCAAATGATATAATTATag cTTTAGCTGGTAATAAAAATGATCTGGAAGACAATAGAGTTGTAGATAgagaa cTAGCTGAATCCTTTgctaatagtaataatattttattcattGAAACTTCAGCAAAGACAGGGCAAAATgttaatgaattatttttaagaatag cTAAAAAATTACCTCTCAATAAAAAGGAGCAAGATAAAAATTCAGGAATACAG atTAACAATACAGAAGAGACTAAGAGAAGATGCTGCTAG